Proteins found in one Candidatus Nitrosopelagicus brevis genomic segment:
- a CDS encoding winged helix-turn-helix transcriptional regulator, which produces MDRREIVLEIIEKNPGIRFNEIMRISNIRNGTLSHYVKKLVEEKSIELERAPRVTRLYPAGIQEKEAKICKYLTMDSQKKIILFLLKKKTATSQEIREFIEKSPSVVSVNINELFREKIVEKKYDIPSNKYSLKNPEQIKGILGEYYPESLTKLSENTIEMLDF; this is translated from the coding sequence TTGGATAGAAGAGAAATTGTTTTAGAAATTATTGAGAAAAATCCGGGCATTAGATTTAATGAGATTATGAGAATTTCAAACATTAGAAACGGTACACTAAGTCACTATGTAAAAAAACTAGTAGAAGAAAAAAGCATAGAATTAGAAAGAGCACCAAGAGTTACACGCCTATACCCTGCAGGCATACAAGAAAAGGAGGCAAAAATTTGCAAATATCTAACTATGGACAGCCAGAAAAAAATAATCTTATTTTTATTGAAAAAAAAGACTGCTACATCACAAGAAATTAGAGAATTCATAGAAAAATCACCTTCAGTAGTATCTGTAAATATCAATGAGTTGTTCAGAGAGAAAATTGTTGAGAAAAAATACGATATTCCTTCAAACAAATATTCATTAAAAAATCCAGAGCAAATCAAAGGAATACTTGGTGAATATTATCCAGAATCACTAACTAAACTTTCAGAAAATACAATTGAGATGCTGGATTTTTAG
- a CDS encoding NADH-quinone oxidoreductase subunit I, whose translation MPVAILPDIGEQMCIGCALCVEICTSLGPDVLRVKPVEGWKRGKAFVFYPERCITDGACIGVCPTKAIFWMRPMDFTVGQPVPLYRNSVFVKGWDDYIMED comes from the coding sequence ATGCCAGTAGCAATACTACCAGACATCGGTGAGCAAATGTGCATTGGATGCGCACTATGTGTTGAAATTTGTACCTCTTTAGGTCCTGATGTTCTAAGAGTAAAACCAGTCGAAGGCTGGAAACGAGGAAAAGCATTTGTCTTTTATCCTGAAAGATGCATCACCGACGGTGCATGTATCGGAGTTTGCCCAACAAAAGCAATCTTTTGGATGAGACCAATGGACTTTACTGTAGGACAACCTGTCCCATTATACAGAAACTCTGTTTTCGTCAAAGGTTGGGACGACTATATCATGGAAGATTAG
- a CDS encoding aspartate kinase, translating to MKLVVKFGGTSLATVKDIKNVVKTVDKIAKKNKTVVVCSAVDGTTDELIQISLLVEKGNKKDANRMLAKISQKHKQFADHLITNPKISKSLSSKLNSDLSELEELVNGLILLGEVTPRSYDYLISFGEKLSIDLVSFSLQELKNKSMPLSGKEAGIVTDSNFGDSRPLMDTTKIRLSKTINEHLNKNLIPVVAGFAGADQHDHTTTFGRGGSDYTATIIASCIDADEIWLMSDVEGMMTADPKLIKNAKLLKQVSYSEAIEMARFGAKQIHPRTFEPLLSKKIPMRIRSSFDVNNQGTLVTLPHSKSKDPVKCVAAIRKVGLLDLTGGILFAGPGAAAKIFSVLSKNDINAMMVSSNPSESSITIVVKKEDLHRAENVLEINLLGTTLKKIETIPNVAIIAVIGSGMRGKVGIASRVFLAAQKSNSNVMMIAQGSSELNLAFVVKDNDCKAVVTSLHNEFKLNTIK from the coding sequence TTGAAATTAGTAGTAAAGTTTGGCGGAACGTCGCTCGCAACCGTGAAGGATATCAAAAACGTAGTGAAAACTGTAGATAAAATAGCAAAAAAGAACAAAACTGTAGTTGTATGCTCTGCTGTTGATGGAACAACTGATGAACTAATCCAAATATCACTGTTAGTAGAAAAAGGAAACAAAAAAGACGCAAACAGAATGCTTGCAAAAATATCTCAAAAACATAAACAATTTGCTGACCATCTTATCACAAATCCTAAAATTTCAAAATCACTTTCAAGCAAATTGAATTCTGATTTATCTGAATTAGAAGAGTTAGTTAATGGATTAATTCTACTAGGAGAAGTAACACCACGGTCATATGATTATCTAATCTCTTTTGGCGAAAAACTATCAATTGATTTGGTATCATTTTCATTACAAGAATTGAAAAACAAATCTATGCCGTTAAGTGGTAAAGAGGCAGGAATAGTTACTGACTCCAACTTTGGTGATTCTCGACCTCTTATGGATACAACAAAAATCCGTCTCTCAAAAACAATTAATGAACATTTGAACAAAAACCTTATTCCTGTTGTAGCCGGATTTGCAGGAGCTGATCAACATGATCATACTACTACATTTGGTCGTGGTGGCTCTGATTATACTGCAACTATAATTGCATCGTGCATTGATGCAGATGAAATATGGCTTATGAGTGATGTTGAAGGAATGATGACAGCAGATCCAAAGTTGATAAAAAATGCAAAACTTCTCAAACAAGTTTCATATTCTGAAGCAATTGAGATGGCTAGATTTGGTGCAAAACAAATCCATCCACGAACATTTGAGCCATTATTATCAAAAAAGATTCCAATGCGAATTAGAAGTAGTTTTGATGTAAATAATCAAGGAACTCTTGTTACATTACCCCATTCCAAATCTAAAGATCCTGTAAAGTGTGTGGCTGCAATTAGAAAAGTGGGATTACTTGATTTGACAGGTGGTATATTGTTTGCAGGGCCAGGTGCTGCTGCAAAAATATTTTCAGTTCTTTCAAAAAATGACATTAATGCAATGATGGTATCATCAAATCCATCTGAATCAAGTATAACAATTGTTGTGAAAAAAGAGGATCTTCACAGAGCAGAAAATGTTTTAGAAATTAATTTGCTAGGTACAACTCTCAAAAAAATCGAAACAATTCCAAATGTTGCTATAATTGCAGTAATTGGTTCTGGAATGAGAGGTAAAGTTGGAATAGCATCCAGAGTATTTCTTGCAGCACAAAAATCAAACTCCAATGTAATGATGATTGCTCAAGGTTCATCAGAACTAAACTTGGCATTTGTTGTGAAAGATAATGATTGCAAGGCAGTTGTAACATCTCTACACAATGAATTCAAACTAAATACCATAAAGTAA
- a CDS encoding tyrosine--tRNA ligase, translating to MDITEKVELIKRPPTKEIVKDEAELIELLNTNSKPKHYIGLEISGFLHLGSLISTGFKINDFMKAGIDCTVFLADWHTLINDKLGGNLETISKVSKYYADAFRLVCPGVNIVMGTDLYDSKKEYWAELVKFTKHMTLARTMRTLTIMGRSENEEKIDLAKLLYPPMQAADIHSLDLDIVHAGMDQRKIHMLVREIFPKMKWKVPVAVHHSLLPGLTQPKGDSTTELGKMSKSDPNSGIFIHNSDDEIKKKINKGWCEEGLTENNPVLEIARQIVFHEYDSISIERPEKFGGNVTYNSYEELEADFAQKNLHPGDLKNTVGEHMVKIIAPIRDKISLSNELFELIKNSH from the coding sequence ATGGACATTACAGAAAAAGTTGAGTTAATCAAAAGACCTCCTACAAAAGAAATTGTAAAAGATGAAGCAGAGTTAATTGAACTTTTAAACACAAACTCAAAACCAAAACACTACATAGGATTAGAGATATCTGGCTTTTTACATCTTGGAAGTTTAATCAGCACAGGTTTTAAAATTAATGACTTTATGAAAGCAGGAATTGACTGTACCGTATTTTTGGCAGACTGGCACACCTTGATTAACGATAAACTTGGTGGAAATCTTGAAACAATTTCCAAAGTTTCTAAATATTATGCAGATGCATTTCGATTAGTTTGTCCAGGAGTAAACATCGTAATGGGCACAGATCTTTATGATTCTAAAAAAGAATACTGGGCAGAACTTGTGAAATTTACAAAACACATGACTCTTGCAAGAACAATGCGTACTTTGACAATCATGGGAAGATCAGAAAACGAGGAAAAAATTGATTTAGCAAAATTACTTTATCCACCGATGCAGGCAGCTGATATTCATTCTTTAGATTTAGATATTGTTCATGCAGGAATGGACCAACGAAAAATACACATGCTAGTTAGAGAAATTTTCCCAAAAATGAAATGGAAGGTTCCTGTTGCTGTACATCATTCATTATTACCAGGATTAACACAACCAAAAGGTGACTCTACAACAGAGCTAGGAAAGATGAGTAAATCAGACCCAAACTCTGGAATTTTCATACACAATTCAGATGACGAGATTAAAAAGAAAATCAACAAAGGTTGGTGTGAAGAAGGACTAACAGAAAATAATCCTGTTTTAGAAATTGCAAGACAAATTGTATTTCATGAATATGATTCAATATCAATAGAAAGACCTGAAAAGTTTGGAGGAAATGTAACATACAATTCGTATGAAGAGTTAGAGGCAGATTTTGCTCAAAAGAATTTGCACCCAGGTGATCTGAAAAATACAGTAGGAGAACATATGGTGAAGATAATTGCTCCTATTAGAGATAAAATTTCATTAAGTAATGAGTTGTTTGAACTAATTAAAAATAGTCACTAG
- a CDS encoding RpoL/Rpb11 RNA polymerase subunit family protein, whose translation MNIQVINSDAKEASLAIKDADIGALYIIQHELLKDKNTDFAGVIIKHPLTNEIWMRVNSKSKPITQISAAADTAISEVANLQKLINSKIK comes from the coding sequence TTGAACATACAAGTAATTAATTCAGATGCAAAGGAAGCCAGCTTGGCAATCAAAGATGCTGATATTGGTGCTCTTTACATTATTCAGCATGAGCTACTAAAAGATAAGAATACAGACTTTGCAGGTGTAATCATCAAACATCCATTAACCAATGAAATATGGATGCGAGTTAACTCAAAATCAAAACCAATAACACAAATTTCAGCAGCAGCAGATACTGCTATTTCAGAAGTAGCAAATTTACAAAAACTCATCAATTCAAAAATAAAGTGA
- a CDS encoding transcription factor S — MKFCPTCDVRLKKDSNTSVFTCPKCNYTEGGPKIEKQSVSQETESDFLVLEENEGKDVLPTMEINCENKDCDHNEAVWWMLQTRSADEPTTQFFRCTKCQHTWRNYA; from the coding sequence ATGAAATTCTGTCCTACCTGTGATGTCAGGCTCAAAAAAGATTCCAATACTTCAGTTTTCACTTGCCCAAAATGTAACTACACAGAAGGTGGACCAAAAATAGAAAAACAATCTGTCTCACAGGAAACAGAATCTGATTTTCTTGTATTGGAAGAAAATGAGGGAAAAGATGTATTGCCAACAATGGAAATTAATTGTGAAAATAAAGACTGTGATCATAATGAAGCTGTATGGTGGATGCTTCAGACAAGAAGTGCTGACGAACCAACAACTCAATTCTTTAGATGTACAAAATGCCAACACACTTGGCGAAACTACGCATAA
- the pcn gene encoding proliferating cell nuclear antigen (pcna), producing MVFSAKTNGAEEWKAIISAISTLVEEATFEATVEGISFRGMDPSHVALIDINWPNSAFEKYNCDSDIKFGVRIDEFSKLIKRSDKSNSIEINISDDNMLLVTIGKNKKYKMRLIESSASDTPLPKIDYDAKISLTASALDKILGDVQVVSDYLTITSNESSATFSGKGDSGEVDIALETGQDEIQELSVKQESTGTYSLEYLNPIIKAVGGSVEAVTCEYSSAKPLRVEFKVSNLGQIHFYLAPRVES from the coding sequence TTGGTTTTTTCAGCTAAAACAAATGGGGCAGAGGAATGGAAAGCAATCATCTCTGCAATTTCTACACTTGTAGAAGAAGCAACATTTGAGGCAACTGTCGAAGGAATCTCCTTCAGAGGCATGGATCCATCTCATGTAGCACTAATTGATATCAATTGGCCAAATTCTGCATTTGAAAAATACAACTGTGACAGTGACATAAAATTTGGAGTTCGCATTGATGAATTTTCAAAATTAATCAAAAGATCTGATAAAAGTAATTCAATTGAAATTAACATATCTGACGATAATATGCTTCTAGTCACAATAGGTAAAAATAAAAAATACAAAATGAGATTAATTGAAAGTTCTGCATCTGATACTCCGCTTCCAAAAATTGATTATGATGCAAAAATATCACTAACTGCTTCTGCGTTAGATAAAATTTTAGGCGATGTACAAGTAGTTTCTGACTATCTTACTATCACATCAAATGAATCCTCTGCAACGTTTTCTGGCAAAGGTGACTCTGGTGAAGTTGACATTGCACTAGAAACCGGTCAGGATGAAATACAGGAATTATCCGTAAAACAAGAAAGTACCGGTACATACAGCCTCGAATACCTAAACCCAATTATCAAAGCAGTTGGTGGTAGCGTTGAAGCAGTTACATGTGAATATTCTTCGGCAAAACCACTAAGAGTTGAATTCAAGGTTTCAAATTTAGGCCAAATTCATTTCTATTTAGCTCCTCGTGTTGAGAGTTAA
- a CDS encoding dual specificity protein phosphatase 23 — protein sequence MTKIGDAKRKLHGKLTGRPDNFSWLIEGKLAGSAIPTSKKEVEWLQEEGVKTIVTIREEPLDENWVNEMNYLHVLSDDMGVPSFEDLKNSVDYVHKKIQSKEPVMVHCLAGLGRTGTILACYLIKYEKMSAEDAIQHVREKRHGSIQSYVQEEMIFQYAKTLDD from the coding sequence ATGACCAAAATTGGAGACGCTAAACGAAAACTTCATGGAAAACTTACCGGAAGGCCAGACAATTTTTCGTGGTTGATTGAAGGTAAGCTTGCAGGAAGTGCAATTCCTACCTCCAAAAAAGAAGTTGAATGGTTACAAGAAGAAGGCGTTAAAACAATTGTAACAATTAGAGAAGAACCATTAGATGAGAATTGGGTAAACGAAATGAACTATCTACATGTCTTATCTGATGATATGGGTGTCCCAAGTTTTGAAGATTTGAAAAATTCAGTTGATTATGTACATAAAAAAATTCAAAGTAAAGAACCTGTGATGGTTCATTGTTTAGCCGGTTTAGGACGTACCGGCACAATTCTTGCTTGTTATTTGATAAAATATGAAAAAATGTCAGCTGAAGATGCAATTCAACATGTTAGAGAAAAAAGACATGGCTCAATTCAGTCATATGTACAAGAAGAAATGATTTTCCAGTATGCAAAAACTCTAGATGATTAA
- a CDS encoding NADPH-dependent FMN reductase translates to MKVVVLSGSPRKNGNTQIMMKHVLEYVNQKDVEVKFINLAEDGFESFKGAANEVNYNEKTLQAAKDITDADVWLVGIPVYNSMFSAALKNIFEFINYKETEGKTAGLAIVAGGTISFGDVQTLFTQLMSYFRVITNPTVVYSTGEAIEDGKISDDEVKSRLNEMVDKTLGIAKKD, encoded by the coding sequence ATGAAGGTTGTAGTTTTATCGGGAAGTCCAAGAAAAAATGGGAATACACAGATCATGATGAAACATGTACTAGAATATGTAAATCAAAAAGACGTAGAGGTAAAATTTATCAATTTAGCCGAAGATGGTTTTGAATCTTTCAAAGGAGCTGCAAATGAGGTTAATTACAATGAAAAAACGTTACAGGCAGCCAAGGACATAACAGACGCAGATGTGTGGTTAGTAGGAATACCAGTTTACAATTCTATGTTTAGTGCAGCCTTGAAAAATATTTTTGAGTTCATAAATTACAAAGAAACTGAAGGAAAAACAGCAGGATTGGCAATTGTTGCTGGAGGAACAATTAGCTTTGGAGATGTACAGACATTATTTACACAATTAATGTCATATTTCAGAGTAATTACAAATCCTACCGTTGTCTATTCAACAGGAGAAGCAATTGAGGATGGAAAGATTTCAGATGATGAAGTGAAATCTAGATTAAATGAAATGGTAGATAAAACATTAGGAATAGCAAAAAAAGATTAG
- the cobJ gene encoding precorrin-3B C(17)-methyltransferase: MEGKLYIVGVGPGHHDHMTFRAKQVIEESDTIVGYTTYVNLVEDLIQGKEIHSYAMTQEVERAHQCIDLAKEGKVVSLVSSGDPGIYGMAGLIFEVLAESGWDPKSGLHVELIPGVSALNSCASIIGSPLMTDFAVCSMSDLMVPWEIIVKRVEAAAQGDFVLVIYNPKSKKRVHQLQDTRKILLKHRKPTTPVAIIKEAYRDSETVIITDLEHMENYSEQLGMTSTVIVGNSSTYNFKDLMINPRGYKSKYNLEEPEIKN, from the coding sequence ATGGAAGGTAAACTGTACATTGTTGGAGTTGGTCCAGGCCATCACGATCATATGACATTTCGAGCAAAACAGGTTATTGAGGAAAGTGATACTATTGTTGGTTATACAACTTATGTGAATCTAGTCGAAGATTTGATTCAAGGAAAAGAAATTCACAGCTATGCAATGACTCAAGAAGTAGAAAGAGCGCATCAATGTATTGATTTAGCTAAAGAAGGAAAAGTTGTTTCACTTGTTTCAAGCGGTGATCCTGGAATCTATGGAATGGCTGGATTAATTTTTGAAGTACTTGCAGAATCTGGTTGGGATCCAAAAAGTGGTTTACATGTTGAATTAATTCCTGGTGTTTCTGCATTGAATTCTTGTGCAAGTATTATTGGTTCTCCCTTAATGACAGACTTTGCAGTTTGTAGTATGAGTGATCTGATGGTTCCATGGGAAATCATTGTAAAAAGAGTAGAGGCTGCAGCACAAGGAGATTTTGTTTTAGTAATTTACAATCCTAAAAGTAAGAAAAGAGTTCATCAATTACAAGATACACGAAAAATCTTACTAAAACATAGAAAACCAACAACACCTGTTGCCATAATCAAAGAGGCATATCGTGACTCTGAGACTGTAATTATTACTGACTTGGAACATATGGAAAACTATTCTGAACAGTTAGGAATGACTAGTACTGTTATAGTTGGCAACTCATCAACTTACAACTTCAAAGATTTGATGATTAATCCACGCGGATACAAATCAAAGTACAATTTAGAAGAGCCAGAAATTAAAAACTAG
- a CDS encoding dUTPase: MEDRLDSIFSMQKGLENMMNLDRYPKDTEGKVSALCTAIMHEAVELQRTTNWKWWKTPTEFSEAEAREELIDIWHFVVQASLELNLTPDDILKEYERKNEINRQRQKDGY; the protein is encoded by the coding sequence ATGGAAGACAGACTGGATTCAATTTTTTCTATGCAGAAAGGATTGGAGAATATGATGAATCTTGACAGATACCCGAAAGATACGGAAGGTAAGGTTTCTGCATTATGTACTGCAATAATGCATGAAGCAGTAGAACTACAACGTACAACAAACTGGAAGTGGTGGAAGACACCAACTGAATTTAGTGAAGCCGAAGCCAGAGAAGAGCTAATAGACATTTGGCACTTTGTTGTTCAGGCATCGCTAGAGCTAAATCTCACGCCTGATGATATCTTGAAGGAATACGAAAGAAAAAATGAAATTAACAGACAACGACAGAAAGACGGTTACTAA
- the bluB gene encoding 5,6-dimethylbenzimidazole synthase — MNDEFTDDEKAGFYKAIYSRRDVRSHFTQEPINEETLTKILHAAHHAPSVGFSQPWNFILIKDMKTKEKVKESFQKEHEKASKLVEDPKRSEYLSLKLEGIMESDVNVCVTYDPTKFGPFIIGTTSIPEAGIYSVCGAIQNLWLAARAENIGLGWVSIVSNDVLRKELNLPEHIVPVAYLCLGHVTNFEAKPDLERSGWLPRLDLKDVIYFEKWEQKEDESWNIIKKMIESNLK; from the coding sequence TTGAACGACGAATTTACAGATGATGAAAAGGCAGGATTTTACAAAGCAATCTACTCTAGAAGAGATGTTAGGTCACATTTTACACAAGAACCAATTAATGAAGAAACATTAACGAAAATCCTTCATGCTGCACATCACGCACCATCTGTGGGATTCTCACAGCCATGGAACTTTATTTTGATAAAAGATATGAAAACAAAAGAAAAAGTCAAAGAATCTTTTCAAAAAGAACATGAGAAGGCATCAAAATTAGTTGAAGACCCAAAAAGATCTGAATATCTTTCTCTAAAGTTAGAAGGAATAATGGAATCAGACGTTAATGTTTGCGTTACATACGATCCAACAAAATTTGGACCTTTCATTATTGGAACAACAAGTATTCCTGAAGCAGGAATTTACAGTGTTTGTGGTGCCATACAGAATTTGTGGTTGGCAGCAAGAGCAGAAAATATTGGTTTGGGGTGGGTCAGTATAGTATCTAATGATGTATTAAGAAAAGAATTGAACTTACCTGAACATATTGTACCTGTTGCATATCTTTGTCTTGGACATGTAACAAATTTTGAAGCAAAGCCAGATTTAGAACGCTCAGGTTGGCTTCCAAGATTAGATCTAAAAGATGTCATTTATTTTGAAAAATGGGAACAAAAAGAAGACGAATCTTGGAATATAATTAAAAAAATGATTGAATCCAATCTCAAGTAA
- a CDS encoding peptidylprolyl isomerase, with protein MTSVKIETNHGNILFNLLPELAPETVRSFVKLTTDGFYDGTLFHRVIPGFMIQGGDPNTKDPNMKSQWGMGGPGFNVKAEFSSRSHLEGIVSMARATDPDSAGSQFFIVTKDSTFLDREYTVFGEVTEGMDVAHKIESLDRDGNDCPHEDAKMLKVSISE; from the coding sequence TTGACTAGTGTAAAGATAGAAACCAATCATGGAAATATTTTATTTAACTTGTTACCAGAGTTAGCACCAGAAACTGTGAGAAGTTTTGTAAAATTAACAACCGATGGGTTTTACGATGGAACATTATTTCACAGAGTAATTCCTGGATTTATGATTCAAGGTGGAGACCCAAATACAAAAGACCCAAACATGAAAAGTCAATGGGGAATGGGAGGACCTGGATTCAATGTTAAAGCTGAATTTAGTAGTAGATCACATTTAGAAGGAATTGTTTCAATGGCACGAGCAACAGATCCAGATAGTGCTGGTTCACAATTTTTCATAGTAACAAAAGATAGTACATTTCTAGATAGAGAATACACTGTATTTGGAGAAGTAACAGAAGGAATGGATGTTGCACATAAAATAGAAAGTCTTGATAGGGATGGAAATGACTGTCCTCATGAAGATGCAAAGATGCTCAAAGTTTCAATTTCAGAGTAA
- a CDS encoding PfkB family carbohydrate kinase, whose product MLTVFGSTALDTIRTPKKTLKNVLGGAATFAAISASFFTKPGLIAVVGSDFPKKYHTVLKNHLDLKGLTVLNGKTFRYDGKYDATMSVRETLKTELNVLADFKPTVPDAYKKSEFVYLANNDPEQNAKIIKEFDNVKFSMCDTIEFWIATKRNAVIKMIKSVDAVVINDEEAKLLTKEDNLIKCAKKMMSWGANYVVIKKGEHGALLFHEDVIFPSVGFSLESVVDPTGAGDSFAGAMIGHLAAKNKTSFSEIKKSIIYGNVMGSFAVEKYGLAGLTSLKKSDISKRIKQYEKMVTF is encoded by the coding sequence ATGTTAACAGTTTTTGGATCTACTGCGCTAGACACAATTAGAACTCCTAAAAAAACTCTGAAAAATGTGCTAGGTGGGGCAGCAACATTTGCAGCCATTTCAGCAAGTTTTTTCACAAAACCTGGATTAATTGCCGTTGTTGGTAGTGACTTTCCTAAAAAATATCATACGGTATTGAAAAATCATCTTGATCTAAAAGGACTAACTGTTCTAAATGGAAAGACATTCAGATATGATGGTAAATATGATGCGACAATGAGCGTTAGAGAAACGCTCAAAACAGAACTAAACGTACTAGCAGATTTCAAACCAACTGTACCTGATGCATATAAAAAATCAGAATTTGTTTATCTAGCAAACAACGACCCTGAACAAAACGCAAAAATCATTAAAGAATTTGATAATGTGAAATTTTCAATGTGTGATACAATAGAATTTTGGATTGCTACAAAAAGAAATGCGGTAATTAAAATGATAAAATCAGTTGATGCCGTCGTAATTAACGATGAGGAGGCAAAACTCCTCACAAAAGAAGATAATTTGATAAAATGTGCAAAAAAAATGATGAGTTGGGGGGCCAACTATGTTGTTATTAAAAAAGGAGAACATGGGGCATTACTATTTCATGAAGATGTAATTTTTCCATCAGTAGGATTTTCTTTAGAATCAGTTGTAGACCCAACAGGAGCAGGAGATTCTTTTGCAGGTGCAATGATTGGACATTTAGCTGCAAAGAACAAAACTAGTTTTTCTGAAATAAAAAAATCAATCATTTATGGAAATGTCATGGGATCATTTGCTGTTGAAAAATATGGATTAGCAGGATTAACATCTTTGAAAAAATCAGATATTTCAAAAAGAATAAAGCAATATGAAAAAATGGTTACCTTTTGA